In Eucalyptus grandis isolate ANBG69807.140 chromosome 4, ASM1654582v1, whole genome shotgun sequence, the following proteins share a genomic window:
- the LOC104441045 gene encoding protein MOR1, whose product MSEEEKLLKEAKKLPWEDRLLHKNWKVRNEANLDLAALCDSIADPKDPRLREFGPLFRKTVADSNAPVQEKALDALIAFLRAADADAGRYAKEVCDAIAAKCLTGRPKTVEKAQAAFMLWVELEAVEVFLDTMEKAIKNKVAKAVVPAIDVMFQALSEFGAKIVPPKRILKMLPELFDHQDQNVRASSKGLTLELCRWIGKDPVKSILFEKMRDTMKKELEAELVNVSGTAKPTRKIRSEQDKEPEQEIASDVVGPGPSEEAVADAPQEIDEYELVDPVDILTPLEKSGFWEGVKATKWSERKEAVAELTKLASTKKIAAGDFTEISRTLKKLITDVNIAVAVEAIQAIGNLARGLRSHFSGSSRSLLPVLLEKLKEKKPTMTEALTQTLQAMHKAGCLNLVDVVEDVKAAVKNKVPLVRSLTLSWVTYCIETSSKAVILKLHKDYVPICMECLNDGTPDVRDAAFSVLAAIAKSVGMRPLERSLEKLDDVRKKKLSEMIGSSGGAVPTGAGAATVQASGGISSSVEVADSSFVRRSAASMLSGKRPLPAVNPGKKGGTVKSGGGKKGEGTAQAKPLKAVVPEDVEPAEMSLEEIESRIGSVIQADTISQLKSAVWKERLEAIGLFKQQVEQTQDLDQSVEILVRLLCAVPGWNEKNVQVQQQVLDVITYIASTSAKFPKKCVVLCLLGTSERVADIKTRAHAMKCLTTFSEAVGPGFVFERMYKIMKEHKNPKVLSEGISWMFSAVEDFGVSHLKLKDMIDFCKDTGLQSSAAATRNATIKLIGILHRFVGPDIKAFVADVKPALLSALDAEFEKNPFEGSAAVTRKTVKASDSVSTVSSGGVDGLPREDISGKITPSLLKNLESSDWKVRLESIEAVNKMLEEANKRIQPNGTVELLGALKGRLYDSNKNLIMATLTTIGGVASAMGPAVEKSSKGILSDVLKCLGDNKKHMRECTLAAMESWLAAVNLDKMVPYIAAALMDSKLGAEGRKDLFDWLGKQVSRLSDFPDAVHLLKPAATAMTDKSADVRKAAEGFFGEILRVSGHELVMKHLKDIQGPALAVALERLKPHGTFQESFESTRAIPVGLPSKSGSKVGRATSHGASKPGSRTAASRIAVSKGSRGDSMISVQDIALQSQALINVKDSIKEDRERMVVRRFKFEELRIEQIQDLENDMMKYFREDLHRRLLSSDFRKQVDGLEMLQKALPSVIKEIIEVLDILLKWSVLRFCESNTTCLLKVLEFLPELFNRLRDEDYLLTESEAAIFLPCLIEKSGHNIAQVREKMRELTKQIVHIYSATKSFPYILEGLRSKNNRTRIECADLVGFLMDHHAAEITGQLKSLQIVASLTAERDGEIRKAALNTLATGYKILGEDIWRFVGKLTDAQKSMLDDRFKWKAREMAQRKEGRPGEARAASRRSVRENGSDMAEQSGEVSRSISGPIFARENYGHSEVNVDRHLMSHTSSSTDWNEALNIISFGSPEQSIEGMKVVCHKLEQATNDPDGSGMEDLVKVSDRLVLSLADKVAKTFDFSSTGASSRSCKYVLNTLMQTFQNRQLAHAVKEGTLDRLITELLLRLLDERVPRMDDGSQLLKALNVLMLKILDNADRSSSFVVLINLLRPLDPSRWPAPAVNETVATRNQKFSELVVKCLIKLTKVLQSTIYDVDLDRILQSIHVYLQELGMEEIRRRAGADDKPLRMVKTVLHELVKLRGTAIKGHLSMVPIDMEPQPIILAYIDLNLQTLAAARMLTPSGPVGQTHWGDSTANNPTPATHSADAQLKQELAAIFKKIGDKQTCTIGLYELYRITQLYPQVDIFAQLQNASEAFRTYIRDGLAQMEKTAAAGRTPSTLLMATPPPAVLNLSSPKLTPLSPVHTNSTADVKTINAKPEPTSFSLPPSYSEDDRVVSAMSSRGPHTDALFAEQRNERLLTGVSGGTLDAIRERMRSIQLAAASGNLDSGNKPPFYTNGNVPYGQNPNTTDNLSMDDAGQAGVRPMDEKALSGLQARMERLKSGTLEPL is encoded by the exons AtgtcggaggaggagaagctgCTGAAGGAGGCGAAGAAGCTGCCGTGGGAAGATCGGCTGCTCCACAAGAACTGGAAGGTCCGGAACGAGGCCAacctcgacctcgccgccctCTGCGACTCCATCGCCGATCCCAAGGACCCCCGCCTCCGCGAATTCG ggcCACTTTTCAGGAAAACTGTTGCAGATTCTAATGCACCTGTCCAAGAGAAAGCGCTAGAtgctttaattgcatttttgcgAGCTGCAGATGCTGATGCTGGAAG GTATGCGAAGGAAGTATGTGATGCAATTGCTGCAAAATGCTTGACTGGAAGACCGAAGACGGTGGAAAAGGCTCAGGCAGCATTTATGCTATGGGTGGAATTGGAGGCAGTGGAAGTTTTTCTG GATACTATGGAGAAAGCAATCAAGAACAAAGTTGCTAAGGCTGTTGTCCCTGCAATTGATGTTATGTTTCAGGCATTAAG TGAATTTGGGGCAAAAATTGTACCGCCGAAAAGGATATTAAAGATGCTTCCCGAACTGTTTGACCACCAAGATCAGAATGTTCGGGCATCATCCAAAGGACTGACCCTTGAGCTTTGTCGTTGGATTGGGAAAGACCCTGTTAAATCcatattatttgagaaaatgcgAGATACAATG aaaaaagaattggagGCTGAGCTGGTAAATGTTTCGGGGACAGCGAAACCAACACGAAAAATTAG ATCTGAACAAGACAAAGAGCCAGAACAGGAAATTGCATCTGATGTTGTGGGTCCCGGTCCTTCTGAAGAAGCTGTGGCTGATG CCCCTCAGGAAATAGATGAATACGAGCTTGTTGATCCGGTTGACATTCTGACTCCTTTGGAGAAGTCAGGTTTCTGGGAGGGAGTG AAAGCTACCAAATGGTCAGAGAGGAAAGAGGCAGTCGCAGAGCTAACCAAGCTggcttcaaccaaaaaaattgcTGCTGGTGACTTCACAGAGATAAGCCGTACACTGAAGAAG CTTATTACGGATGTGAACATAGCCGTCGCAGTAGAAGCCATCCAAGCTATTGGAAACTTGGCTAGGGGACTGAGATCCCATTTTTCAGGAAGTTCCCGCTCCTTACTTCCGGTTTTACTG GAAAAACTCAAGGAGAAAAAACCAACCATGACTGAGGCACTTACTCAAACTCTTCAGGCAATGCATAAGGCTGGGTGCTTAAATCTGGTGGATGTTGTTGAAG ATGTTAAAGCTGCGGTTAAAAATAAAGTTCCTCTTGTGCGATCATTAACTTTGAGCTGGGTGACATATTGTATCGAAACAAGTAGCAAGGCAGTTATTCTCAAGTTGCACAAGGATTACGTGCCGATTTGTATGGAG tgCCTCAATGATGGGACGCCAGACGTCAGAGATGCTGCCTTTTCAGTTTTGGCAGCCATAGCTAAG TCGGTTGGCATGAGGCCTTTGGAGAGGTCGCTTGAAAAACTCGATGAtgtgagaaaaaagaaactctcTGAAATGATTGGGAGTTCTGGAGGCGCTGTTCCAACTGGTGCTGGGGCAG CTACTGTCCAAGCTTCTGGTGGGATCTCTTCCTCAGTGGAG GTTGCAGACAGTTCATTTGTTAGAAGGTCAGCTGCTAGCATGCTTAGTGGAAAGAGGCCACTTCCTGCTGTG AATCCGGGCAAAAAGGGAGGCACTGTCAAATCTGGTGGCGGAAAGAAGGGAGAGGGGACTGCACAGGCTAAACCTTTGAAAGCTGTTGTACCCGAAGATGTGGAG CCTGCGGAGATGAGTCTTGAAGAGATTGAAAGCCGAATAGGATCTGTCATACAAGCAGATACTATTTCCCAATTGAAGAGTGCTGTTTGGAAGGAACGCCTTGAAG CAATTGGCTTATTCAAACAACAGGTGGAGCAAACACAGGACTTGGACCAGTCAGTAGAAATTTTGGTTCGATTGCTCTGTGCTGTGCCTGGATggaatgagaaaaatgttcag GTCCAGCAACAGGTTCTTGATGTCATTACATATATTGCTTCCACTTCTGCtaaatttcccaaaaagtgtGTTGTCCTTTGCCTCCTTG GTACAAGTGAACGTGTAGCAGATATCAAAACCCGTGCTCATGCCATGAAGTGCCTAACTACTTTTTCTGAAGCTGTTGGCCCTGGATTTGTTTTTGAGAGA ATGTACAAAATTATGAAAGAGCACAAAAATCCTAAGGTCCTCAGTGAAGGAATTTCGTGGATGTTCAGTGCAGTTGAAGACTTTGGCGTGTCACATTTGAAACTGAAG GATATGATTGACTTCTGTAAAGATACTGGACTGCAATCTAGTGCTGCAGCAACTAGAAATGCTACTATCAAGCTTATAGGCATTTTACATAGATTTGTTGGTCCAG ATATTAAAGCCTTTGTTGCGGATGTCAAGCCGGCCCTGCTCAGTGCACTTGATGCAGAGTTTGAGAAGAATCCATTTGAG GGTAGTGCCGCTGTTACGAGAAAAACTGTTAAGGCCTCTGACTCCGTGTCGACTGTGTCTTCGGGTGGGGTAGATGGCCTGCCACGTGAAGATATAAGTGGGAAGATCACCCCTTCCTTGCTGAAGAATTTGGAAAGTTCAGATTGGAAG GTCCGTCTTGAATCCATCGAAGCTGTCAACAAAATGTTGGAGGAGGCCAACAAGCGCATTCAACCAAATGGAACTG TTGAGTTGCTTGGTGCCCTCAAAGGACGCCTGTATGACAGCAATAAGAATTTAATCATGGCAACTTTAACAACCATTGGTGGTGTCGCATCTGCAATGGGTCCAGCGGTTGAGAAGTCGAGCAAG GGTATTCTTTCTGATGTTTTGAAATGCCTGGGTGACAATAAAAAGCATATGAGGGAATGTACTTTGGCTGCAATGGAATCATGGCTTGCAGCTGTTAATCTTGATAAGATg GTTCCGTACATTGCAGCTGCTCTAATGGATTCTAAGCTTGGGGCTGAAGGGCGCAAGGATCTTTTTGATTGGTTGGGAAAGCAAGTTTCTCGCTTAAGCGATTTCCCTGATGCTGTGCATCTGCTGAAACCAGCTGCTACTGCTATGACT GATAAGTCGGCAGATGTTCGTAAAGCTGCCGAGGGATTCTTCGGTGAAATTTTGAGAGTCAGTGGACATGAATTG GTTATGAAACATTTGAAAGACATTCAAGGCCCAGCCTTGGCTGTTGCACTTGAACGATTGAAGCCTCATGGAACATTCCaag AATCATTTGAATCAACCAGAGCTATACCGGTAGGGTTACCTTCCAAAAGTGGCTCTAAAGTTGGAAGAGCTACTTCTCATGGTGCATCAAAGCCTGGAAGTCGGACTGCAGCTTCG AGGATTGCTGTGTCAAAGGGCTCAAGAGGAGACTCGATGATTTCTGTGCAAGACATTGCTTTGCAGTCACAGGCTTTGATAAATGTCAAGGACTCAATTAAG GAGGACCGAGAGAGAATGGTTGTTCGGAGGTTCAAGTTTGAAGAGCTGAGGATAGAGCAGATTCAAGATCTTGAG AATgatatgatgaaatattttaGAGAGGATTTGCACCGGCGACTTTTAAGCTCTGATTTCAGAAAGCAAGTGGATGGGCTTGAGATGCTGCAGAAG GCTCTCCCATCTGTTATTAAGGAAATAATTGAAGTTTTAGATATACTGCTGAAGTGGTCTGTGCTACGGTTCTGTGAGTCAAATACGACGTGCTTGTTGAAG GTGCTGGAATTTCTCCCTGAGCTTTTCAACAGATTAAGGGATGAAGATTACTTGTTGACTGAATCAGAAGCAGCAATATTTCTTCCATGTTTGATAGAGAAG TCTGGGCATAATATTGCTCAAGTGCGAGAAAAAATGCGGGAACTTACAAAGCAAATTGTTCATATATACTCTGCAACAAAATCATTTCCTTACATTCTGGAGGGGTTACGTTCAAAAAACAATCGAACTCGGATAGAATGTGCCGACCTTGTAGGATTTTTGATGGACCATCATGCAGCCGAG ATTACTGGACAGCTAAAGTCCCTTCAAATTGTTGCAAGCTTAACAGCAGAACGTGATGGTGAAATTAGGAAAGCTGCCCTAAATACTCTTGCTACGGGTTATAAGATTCTTG GTGAGGACATTTGGAGATTTGTTGGGAAGCTAACTGATGCTCAGAAAAGCATGTTAGATGACAGATTTAAGTGGAAG GCCCGAGAAATGGCCCAAAGGAAGGAGGGTAGGCCTGGTGAAGCTAGAGCAGCATCTAGGCGATCGGTCAGGGAAAATGG GTCTGATATGGCAGAGCAAAGTGGAGAAGTGTCACGGTCTATTTCTGGTCCTATATTTGCAAG GGAGAATTATGGTCATTCTGAGGTTAATGTGGATAGGCACTTGATGTCACATACTAGTAGCTCCACAGACTGGAATGAGGCACTGAATATAATTTCATTTGGTTCCCCTGAACAG TCTATTGAGGGGATGAAAGTTGTGTGCCACAAACTGGAGCAAGCCACTAATGATCCAGATGGCAGTGGTATGGAGGATCTTGTGAAGGTCTCGGATAGACTTGTTTTATCCTTGGCAGATAAG GTTGCCAAGACATTTGACTTCAGCTCAACGGGAGCTTCATCAAGGTCATGCAAGTATGTTTTGAATACCCTCATGCAG ACATTTCAAAACAGACAACTTGCGCATGCTGTCAAGGAGGGTACTCTTGACCGCCTTATTACTGAGCTTCTACTTAGACTTTTGGATGAAAGAGTGCCACGTATGGATGATGGAAGCCAACTTTTGAAAGCTCTGAATGTCTTGATGCTTAAAATTCTG GATAATGCAGATCGATCTTCGTCGTTTGTTGTCCTTATTAACCTCTTACGTCCATTGGATCCTTCAAGATGGCCTGCCCCAGCTGTTAACGAGACAGTTGCTACCAGGAACCAGAAATTCTCTGAGTTGGTTGTCAAATGCTTAATTAAACTTACGAAG GTCCTTCAGAGTACTATATATGATGTTGATCTTGACCGCATCCTTCAGAGTATACATGTCTATTTACAAGAACTGGGAATGGAAGAAATCAGGCGAAG AGCTGGGGCTGACGATAAACCATTGCGTATGGTTAAAACTGTCCTACATGAACTTGTAAAGCTTCGTGGTACTGCAATCAAGGGTCACCTTTCCATGGTTCCTATAGATATGGAGCCCCAGCCAATTATTCTTGCCTATATTGATCTTAATCTTCAG ACTTTGGCTGCCGCTAGAATGCTAACCCCATCTGGCCCTGTTGGCCAAACACATTGGGGTGACTCCACTGCCAACAATCCAACTCCTGCTACACATTCTGCAGACGCCCAATTGAAG CAAGAACTTGCTGccatatttaagaaaattggtgACAAGCAAACATGCACCATTGGCTTGTATGAATTGTATCGCATCACTCAACTTTATCCTCAG GTCGATATATTCGCTCAACTTCAAAATGCTAGTGAAGCCTTTCGAACTTATATTCGAGATGGTCTCGCACAG ATGGAGAAGACTGCCGCTGCTGGGAGGACCCCTTCGACTTTGCTAATGGCTACCCCGCCCCCAGCTGTCCTAAATCTTTCTTCCCCCAAATTGACACCATTGTCTCCTGTTCACACAAATTCCACAGCCGATGTAAAAACTATTAATGCGAAACCTGAACCCACAAGTTTTAGTTTACCGCCATCATACAGCGAGGATGACAGGGTTGTCTCTGCCATGAGTTCAAGAGGCCCTCATACCGATGCCCTGTTTGCAGAACAAAGAAATGAAAGATTGCTCACTGGAG TGAGCGGTGGTACATTGGACGCAATCAGAGAGAGAATGAGGAGCATCCAATTAGCAGCAGCTTCTGGTAACCTCGACTCTGGAAATAAGCCACCATTCTACACAAACGGCAATGTACCATACGGACAAAACCCAAACACAACAGATAACTTGAGCATGGATGATGCTGGACAGGCTGGAGTTCGTCCGATGGACGAGAAGGCCCTGTCTGGCCTTCAAGCCCGAATGGAAAGACTCAAAAGTGGGACTCTTGAGCCGCTATAG